A single window of Narcine bancroftii isolate sNarBan1 chromosome 1, sNarBan1.hap1, whole genome shotgun sequence DNA harbors:
- the LOC138765430 gene encoding serine/threonine-protein kinase NIM1-like — protein MTTVSSAGSAAVNPCYAHWGSQGAREEGREDGGGQLTPLERLTRQLSHDEQTIQEVTLGKRVGFYRLRGQIGTGNFSQVKLAIHSLTREKVAIKILDKTKLDQKTQRLLSREIASMERLHHPNIIRLYEVIETLSKLHLVMEYAGGGELYTRITNEGRLPEVAGKATFAQILSAVKHMHENGTIHRDLKAENIFYADNARVKVGDFGFSTASRLDESLSTFCGSPPYAAPELFRDESYVGACVDIWALGVLLYFIVAGAMPFRADTVAKLKRCILDGTYPEPAHISEPCLRLIRGILRPAASERLSLAQILRSEWMKGVRVPRPHEPFPLDPGHLSSAGQPLRKEQAEVKGVMARLGVTERHILEDRGKGARSRVTGIYRIVLHRVQKRQDPDLDPPAPLILPKPGDARKEHPKLSRQAGQTSKFCSIL, from the exons ATGACCACTGTCTCCTCGGCCGGATCAGCTGCTGTAAACCCTTGCTACGCCCACTGGGGCAGCCAGGGGGCCAGGGAGGAGGGCCGGGAGGACGGAGGAGGGCAGCTGACCCCACTGGAGAGGCTGACCCGTCAGCTGTCCCACGACGAGCAGACCATCCAGGAGGTGACGCTGGGCAAGAGGGTTGGCTTCTACAGGCTGCGAGGCCAGATCGGCACTGGAAACTTCTCCCAGGTCAAACTGGCCATCCACTCGCTGACGAGAG AGAAAGTTGCCATCAAGATCCTGGACAAGACCAAGCTGGACCAGAAGACCCAGCGGCTGCTGTCCCGAGAGATCGCCAGCATGGAGCGCCTCCACCACCCCAACATCATCCGTCTCTATGAGGTGATCGAGACGCTGTCCAAGCTTCACCTGGTGATGGAGTACGCTGGGGGCGGCGAGCTCTACACCAGGATCACCAACGAGGGCAGGCTGCCTGAGGTCGCGGGCAAGGCTACCTTCGCCCAGATCCTCTCCGCTGTCAAGCACATG CACGAGAACGGCACTATCCACCGGGACCTGAAGGCGGAGAACATTTTCTACGCGGACAACGCCCGGGTCAAGGTGGGCGACTTTGGCTTCAGCACGGCCAGCCGGCTGGATGAGAGCCTCAGCACCTTCTGCGGCTCGCCGCCATACGCTGCCCCCGAGCTCTTCCGGGACGAGAGCTACGTGGGTGCCTGTGTGGATATTTGGGCCCTAGGCGTGCTCCTGTACTTCATAGTGGCGGGGGCCATGCCATTCAGGGCTGACACTGTGGCCAAGCTGAAGAGGTGCATCCTGGATGGCACGTACCCCGAGCCAGCCCACATCTCAGAGCCTTGCCTCCGCCTGATCCGGGGCATCCTGCGGCCGGCAGCCAGCGAGCGCCTCAGCCTGGCCCAGATCCTCCGGAGCGAGTGGATGAAGGGCGTCCGGGTGCCGCGGCCTCATGAACCTTTCCCCCTGGATCCGGGGCACCTGTCGAGTGCGGGGCAGCCGTTAAGAAAGGAGCAGGCGGAGGTGAAGGGGGTGATGGCACGCCTTGGGGTGACAGAGAGGCACATCCTGGAGGACAGGGGAAAGGGGGCTCGGAGCCGGGTGACCGGGATCTATCGTATCGTCCTGCACAGAGTGCAGAAGAGACAGGACCCTGACCTGGACCCTCCAGCCCCCCTGATCCTACCCAAGCCTGGGGACGCCAGGAAGGAGCATCCCAAGCTCAGCAGACAAGCAGGACAGACCTCCAAGTTCTGCTCCATTCTGTAG